The nucleotide sequence caatacgatatgaagtggactgcaggtggtttcaagagATTTTGAAGGTCCAGCAAGCTACTtcttagaaatttcaattttttacaaaatgccgCGTAAAACTCGTTCAAATAATCTTAAGCTCGCGTGCTCGCAATTGGTGCTTGTTAATAACCTTCATAATCAATAAAgtaccctgttttttttttcaaatcagtgtATTCCAGTTCGAAACGTATTTTTGTGCATCGATTTATTCGATtttgtacttatttgaaaattttaaaacttcaccATTCCGCCTCCTTTTGAggtaaaaagatgaaattcagttgacactcaatttttggcgttACTCcgaagtcgattgcaggtagtttcaaatttaaatctattttggagcctcttgcgtcatttttctcaaaaattgtcacaaaatctgtccaaattaacttCAGCACGTACTgagcagagtaaatttcggctttccaactccatttgataaaattttgttgaaatttcaagtttcaaaaatctaccggaggctccagtaatttctaaaaagttgctggaagctcctaaatgacttgaaaaccacctgcagtccacttcatagcgtattaaaattagtttgcagaataaagttcggttttctaactccatttgatgaaattttgtggaagttcaaatttcaaaactctgctggaggctccagaactgctcaaaacgggttgaaacagtttccaatgaatttggcaggtcgaaaatagggtataggTATCCctaatttaagaaattttgactggtgatgaatttttgactgctctttcgatctgccatggtatggtttaaaaaaatttgtgcaagtcctatgttggaacgcaaaagttgcaattttggctgacctgccaatcaaaatggccgtcatttcgtaagtagggtcacttttttacTGGGGCTAGAAATCCTTAGGGCTCCTCCTTTAAGACAAAATTTGCCTGGAGGATCAGCAGTGgtgtgcaatagatccttatgcgggcctcTCAACTATTAGGCAGCTTAAACTTCTGTAAATTGTTTCTGACTACCTGAACAGTTATGATACAGCAAACTGTTTTTTCAGGCTCcttaatttcgaaaaagaaattgtgagatttcgaaaaattttatagaGCTGCTTTACAGTTCagaattgttttttcttctcataatataattttcgtgatttttgggtCCAATTTTTGCAACGCGTGCTTAATACGGTATTTTTAGAtcaaaaatcttccaaaaaaagtattcaaaattacgaaaaatcagTTCGAGAAGCTGTAACTTCGGGAATTGTGTCCTTTTTTTACCATACAACTATTTTCCaagcttatttttttattttttcaaactttatacCCTCTGTCACTTAAGCACCCAGCACACGTTGGACcaattttgagttatttttagactcaacgttttcaaaaaaaaaaattccgaaaattgtTGATAGAAAAGGATTTGCTAGTTTTGGAtttggggtgatttttttttgaaaattttggacctaAGAAACACATTTCTAACAGAATAGtccaaaatgtttaaaaaaaatagattggACAGCTCTGAATCTTGCATTTCTTAGACGATTTCCGAAGTTCAAAGTTTCTTAAtgaatttcttggtaaattctggatgattttttgaattttttgagtctaaaaaaatacaattttagcgtttacttttttttcaatgaagtatGAAGTCAGTGGACAAGGTTTGATTCCAAACTAGCACAAActggttttggaaaaaaggatGTGTCTGTGTAATCTGTTTAATCGGTCTTCGTGAGTGTACGTGGCTAAGATACTTTGAGCACATTTTATGtcgcttttttgaaataggtactggaatttccaaaatggcgCTGAGAGTTCCAGAACGATTTTACACCACCTACAGTCGATTCAGTACGTTGAAATTAGAGTATCTAGCTAGTAGCTACCTAcataatgaattttgactttctatcatcttttggaaaaattttgagggaatCTCAGcgttcaaaaatctgatggagatACCACAACTGCTCTAAACGATTTTAAACCTTTCCCATTTCTGGACATGtctcattcaaaaatttagggCCAGTTGTAATACTATCTTAAGCAAgaataattatcattttaaatGTGTGTACTGGAAATCGCAGTCAAAAAAAGCTGGgagaattattatttcaaaaaagttgaagctgaacatttttttcaatttcttttcggcgatttaagaaaaaaattggccataGAATACCATTCCGAGCACATGTGTCTACAGAAAATCCCGCTAAAACGTTAGGAAAATTATAGTATagccataaaaaataatttcccaaGTTTATGTGTGCTAATCCAATTTTTCGgacatttttggataatttttgaaaattttgggtctAAGAAAAGCCATTTTAAATGCACGTGTCAGAAATTGTACCAAAACGctaagaaaattgaattatcaGTAGAAAAACTCATttccaaaattacagtttttcaatcaaattatcATCTCATATCTGTCATTTCTctgtatcgatttttttcaattttggagctACAAAGTACCATCTCAACTTCGCTTATTAGATATCGCACAGGATGGCTAAGATAGTGGcgaccagaaaaaaaacaatttccgAGATGAAAACTtccttatggaattttttgttttgaaaagtcTGCCTAAAAGTGATCGATTACATCccaaaagcttcaatttttttattgttcaaaatCATTTTGTCTGTGAAATGTGATCTCAAAgtgttcataaaatttttatttgggtgaacttttcattttttggaaattttaaccttCAAAAATTGGTGTTGGAGAAGTTTTAATTTGTTCCCATctttagatcaattttttttttcaaaagttcacaaaaattcCGCTGAATATGaatttatggaaaataacatTCAATTAaaccatctgaaatttttttcaagttactaAAACGAAACGGAAtggtaattattaattaaattgtAAATGGCCGATGACGAACATCTACTAAAAAATCTCAGGTACCTCCGATAAATACAACCGCATTGGTACGCATGCAACGTTGTCAAATAAAGTGATCTCGGTATTAGCGCGCCGCGTATCCCGCGAAATATACGACGACACGACCGCGGCGCTGCGAGTGAACATCCGACTCAACTACAAATGTATATCCGTAGACGTTTCACGCTAAAAACGAGATCATAGCTGAAACTTTGCACAGAGGTGGTAGGTGATCTCGTTATTAACGTGCGCTATCTAAAAAAAACCGAGATCACCAAAAATGAGTCGGTGATCTCGTATTGCACtatgtatatgtatttatgATCTCGTTTTGCACTATatttacatatatatatattttattgcaaataatttcagtacctacctaagatgaaataattttgaaaatagactcGAAAGCGAATCAGTCAAGATGTCCAAATCCAATTTGAAAAGGaaaacgatttttggaaagagtattGTAGCAGCCcagattgatttttcgatttttgacgaatttttggaaatccaaaaatggtGATTTCTAgaaatctgtttttttcttttgctttcATCgacatttgaagttttgatccCATCGAGGAGGGGGCACAAGGGGTAAGAGATAAgtggaatgaaaaaaagaagaccATATTTGTCTTGTGCACGTTCGAAAATGCATTATTCTGCATATCTCACCATCTCGTCAACATTTTCAGGTTTCAACCCCAACAAAGGGGATGGTAGGGAACGTGGAAggggtcgaatcgaaaaaatattgccatattCATAATCAGAACCTTTGAAAACATAACATTCGATATGTCGCATGAGACCCTTCTGAGTTTTCCCcaaaatggggggagggggtgaggaaGGAAGGGAGGGAATGATACATTTCAGGTTCTAGAACGTAatgttttcagaatttaaaaccACACCTCCGAATATGTCtcacaaaattgaacttttaatgaaaaagttcgacttgcaacttttcaaaaatttgcttcatGTTCTTCAGTCTTCACTTCAATTTAATTATCTTTGTTTTGATTTAGGACGATTCTACAAAAGGAATTTGTCATTGAGGTTGAGTAGTGAGTACCTTGCAGCGATAAAGCAATCCCCCCTCCCTGCTTTATGTGGGagagaaattattttacttttcgcTTTTCGTTTTTGCATTCTCATTTTTAGGGcttctgtttaatttttaaaattttgagatttcgtttcatgttttcgtttttttgctttGTAAAGAGAGGGGGGAGCTTCAAATTTCGTCCTTTAGCTACATATCActagaattgtgtaattttttgtttttgtatactCGTCTATAATATTTAGCTACATATTTCGTTCTGAGGAttctataatttcattttcgattcataatttcattttgggagttttaaaattttgtgctcggtttttttgtttaatttctgGTTTCATTTCTAAGGTATtacgattttattttatgtacatatttgtttttgtttttaggaTTTTCTGTTGCATATTCGTTATCAGTTTtatgattttacaatatttgatTTACGATTATCGACTTCGCGTTTTCTTTTTCGGTACTTAATTTCATTTCTGGTTTTGGATTTAACATCTGAGATTTCATGGTTTCGTTTCGTATGTTTGCTTTTGTTTTCGGTACCTTTCatacatttttagttttttttcttttcagttttttctgtttttattttcagttttgtaatcttacgattttattttcattattgatttttttggttttcagtttcgtttttgaggttttgtgattttgtttcccatttttgattttatttttggttttcattttagttttcggattcctttttggaaaaataacagTTTTGATTATCAGATTGAGGATTTTACTATTCAATTCTGGATTTTGTCTTCTAGGGTTTGCCAACGATTTCATTTTgggttttcaatttcgtttttttaaatttactttttgtacaattttaaattttatttctgattttattttagaataatattaactacatattattttgtcTTCAaggttttctgtttttattttatgttttcttCTTGCTTCCGAtttcatattcaattttcgatttcgtttttgagatattacaattttgttttttttatttgtggTTCAGTTTTTGATTCTAAATCGGGATTTTAAGATTATATTTTTAAGGTTCCAGAATTTCATCTTTAGATTgaggtcatgtttttttttaggggttTGGCGATTTTGTTTTCGGTTTTTGATcgtttttggtttattttatttgctgtttcattttcgagattttacgaattattttggaattttttgcttcgtttttttgggttttaaaatttcgtttttagaCATGAATTTGTATTTCTAAagttttacgatttttttttgggggggggaggccGGAGGGGGTTGTCCATCTTTGGTCTCTGctttttttgttccatttttgaGGTTATAcgaattatttttggttttttgtttcgtttttggTGTTTAAtacctaatttcattttcagttacTTATCCAATTTCATGATTAGTTTTTGGTTTTGTAGTTGAGagttttatttcgtttttatagttttaaatctcgtttttgttttcaatttttgatgttatttttagatttttatatcaaattccatttttggaGAACTTACTTTTGTTATTCCTATTTTgttatcttttttcaaaatttatttttaattttcttttttttaattcgaatttgaaatttgaagtgaaATTGAATAATGTACTTGCTGtcaaaagtcatattttttgcaaagcaaacgtaaaatgaaacaaataacTCAGAAATATGCAAAGGAAGTTCAAATCAAAGGTTAAAATCTTAAAAGTTCACAGCTCAACTTTTACagtgaaaaagtaaattttcatgcatggaacaaaatttgaaagcttCCTCAATTcctcataatttaaaaattggaagaattggCTAGGAAGCCCCTGCTTCATTttctttcaactcgaaataattttcaaacagttctgGCCAAGATgatgaaaacgaatttttttagggttttcaattttgattcatgctttttttcgtttcgattttttttttcgattctcaCAACCTaggtttgaattttaaatgatgaCTATTGACGAAAAACTACATGAAATTGTCAGAACTGTAATAATTTGGGCACTGAAACAAAAACTaacctaaaaatcaattttcttttttcacatttcgcttttattttatttttgctttttggtttCACTTATTTCTAAAATCttgttttcatcgttttttatCAGGGTGGGAGGGCAAGACTACGTCTGGGATTAGGGTTCACAATTTAAAGCAAAATattaaataagtacatagatTGTTACGAGGTAGATTGTTGGTAACTTCTggtgtttaaaaaaagtacacaacTATGGTAATCTCCGAAAAAGAATTAAACCCCCACTCTCATCATGGTTTTTACGGAAACTATTCTCGAATAAATCTCTCAGTAATCGATTATTCACATCCAACCCAATGTACtgacatcaaaaattaaaaatcgtctcTCCTCATTAGTCATCAAAGTTCCcagtatgaattgaaaaaaatttctcatcaaaatgaaaacctGCGATCAATTTATAAatctattttacaatttattactataattgcataaaaattacaaaaataataaatcagtaCACCAatcagtaaataaataaaacaacaaacTAAATTCATCAATATTGTAACACcaaagtggtaatttttcaaatttcaacgctTCATCGAAGTACCACTGGTACTATTACCCGTAGTAGGAAGCGAAGAAGGAACACCAAAAGTATCATCCTTAAACGTAAAACACATTCCAATAATAACCCCTTCCAAAGCAGCGGCGATAAAATGTATCTGTAAATACGCGTTTAATCCATCAACATCCGCCaatctggtaaaaaaaatcatgttaacGAACTGCGCAGCATCCGATACAGCCGATACTCCTCCAATCATCATGATTAGCCGGATATGCATAGAGTACTTGGCGAATAgcacatttttatcaaaactggcCGACCATAGATACCAAAACGCTCCTAAAATCGGACCCACACGAGCAATACGAACAGCGAGGGCAGTCCAAGGAACGATTAAATCAATATCACGTCCATCCGAGCACACAAATTCcaataaaattctccaaattaaAGGTACGCCGATACTGCAGGTACAATAGACGACGAATTTCCCATTCTGAGGGCCCGACGAATGTGTTTCCAAAAACAGAGCAATTTTGCGAAAACATAGGTAAATATCCAAAGCCATGATGGTCTTGAATAAAGCCATCGTCATAACTAATTGATGAATGAAGACGAACGCTCTGATGCAATATTTATTCGAAGTTTTACTAAAATCGGAAGCCAAAGCCGTACAGTAGAATGCACACGAGTACTTGAGAGCCAAACAACCGCAGTAAAAAGTCAGGTTTTTAGTTGCCAACCTTTGCTTCgttttactcgtaaaaaatttgtagaaatggACGATAACGCAGATGAATGAAATTAACTGCATGATTAGGAGCGGTATTTTGATGAAAGACTCGATAGCTGTTGAATAacccatgttttttttcaaccacgAAATTGCTGATAAGAAAGCGTTGAACCTAAAACAGTTGAGGAGAGATAAAAGGGCAAGAATTAATTCGTATGTTTATATACTTGATAGGATGGCTTTTTTCTAttaatttcaaactcaaaatttattttaaaaggttcagatttcctcatttttagaacaaatacccattttgaaaatgagagcCACCctataaaatatgtaggtatgagtAAAGAGTACATACTTACAACGTTATCACCAAAGACGTCTGAAACATGCAATTACAACACTAATAACAATATTTCttcttaattttcatttcatttatggACTTGGTACATTTAAAATGTAACGaatcaagcaaaaaaatcacaattaacTTGATGTCAACTCGAATCGtcatgcattaaaaaatttatcattttacaagaaaaaaaatcctgctaATGTAAATACCTACAGACTATCAATATGCAATCAGTATTTCTACCTCTTAGATTAGGTATCAGTAAATTGATAGCAGAAATATTTTTAgcgataatttttcttttgattcaTTCAAAACGGAAATGATGGCTATGGAATTACGTAAGTAATTCCAACACTAgataatatgtactcgtattctatgcaaaaaaattaatacgaaaTACTTGGAACTGCTGCACGTGCCTTGAACTATTCTACGATAAGGTTTTACTTCTGTAATCGGGCACATCACTTAAAAAATGGACTCCAACAGAGCAGGTACCTCACTATTTCAACTACCACAAgatatttgtacctattttgaacAGGACAAAGCTGGATTAAAAGgccatcatttttcaatttttggtgaatttttgaaaatcaaatttgggccaaaaatagaagaaaaatcataattttacgaaatagtgctacaaagctgaaattattAGGTATATTGTATTTTGAGTGGTGAAAATGGACAGAAAATGTTACATTATTTAACAAAAGACACAAAATCCTACAAACATTGAATGTAAGTATATGcccactaaaaattgattgaaaaaaacattattcagCTTGTTGTGTAAACAAAACCTTTGTTTATTAAAAGACCACTCAGTTGTTTCGAGTTTGACGAACCAAGTTTCTTAACTTCTTCGAGAAGGTCTTCAAACTGAACCCACTCGGAAAAATGACTcacgtcatcgtcatcatcaaaAAACATGCTGTAAGTTGAAACTATCGTAATTTCAATCTTGCAGAGCAAATCCGCAGCAACAAACAACTTATTTGCCACAAACCGCAACCTTCCAACTTTACAGGGTTTCTCAATGAAcatgtttaaaataaaatacagtCGATAGTGGAGGTTTTTCGGTAACTGAGTATTTACGTATTTACAGGGTTGGCAATAGggtggatatttttatttttttttgttcaattttgaaaaagggaagGAGGGAATACGATCAGAGGTGACTGAACGGAATTTAATGAACACGTAGAAAAACTCAGCTCTCATATatgatactttttaaattttcaagtcatgCTCGCATACGCATTATcgcttaaaaataaataaaaccatCTTCTAGCCTTTGGAAACTTATAACGCATCAACgcacaggaaaattttcttaatgttccttttgattaaaaaaaagctcaaaatggaattgtgaaaattgaattttttgaaatgacccctctcccctccccctggCACTCCAGAGTGGTAGGATTATTGAGctctaaaattatatttttccaccacagttgaaaaagttgtaaaaaattgaaaaaatgaacccaAATCGACTCATTTGTGTATGTACCGCGTACCTGAtccagtgttggaaaaaaaacgtttttttttaaaaaaagacaaaacaaacggttttttttgttttaaaccgggttttaaactgctggatcctcatgtgttttaaacgtgttttaaacatgtttaaaatgtgttttaaacacgtttaaaatgtgttttaaacacgtttttaacacaaattgattttgttttggattcagtttttcaaatatacgttatccagtcatcaacttttaagatgcgacgtcataaaatagttataaggctcaagaaatattaaaaaattgaaatcaaagcacaaaatttgcctttgaaaaaaaattataggaagaactaagaaattttaaaattctaaaaattcagttcctgaatttcactactttttcaacgagaaattaaaaaaaaatgtgttttttttaggaaattggagtcgaaaaaaaacttgtttaaaacaaaaaaaaccattttaaacaaaattttgttttaaacactgtctgtttttttctcaatgtttaaaacactgtcttaaacgttttaaacatatggtactgttttaaactgacaacactgaCCTGATCCTTCCTAcagcattttaaagcatttttttttgtaaacctGGAAtcctgcaactttttttttttttttggctcatcATAGTAACCcaccttgttttattttcaattgttaaaTATGGATCATCGCCACTCTTCTTATTTACAACTTGACTTAACTTTAATAACATAAAACTTAACATTCTTCTTCATAACTTAAA is from Planococcus citri chromosome 1, ihPlaCitr1.1, whole genome shotgun sequence and encodes:
- the LOC135833671 gene encoding uncharacterized protein LOC135833671 produces the protein MFQTSLVITLFNAFLSAISWLKKNMGYSTAIESFIKIPLLIMQLISFICVIVHFYKFFTSKTKQRLATKNLTFYCGCLALKYSCAFYCTALASDFSKTSNKYCIRAFVFIHQLVMTMALFKTIMALDIYLCFRKIALFLETHSSGPQNGKFVVYCTCSIGVPLIWRILLEFVCSDGRDIDLIVPWTALAVRIARVGPILGAFWYLWSASFDKNVLFAKYSMHIRLIMMIGGVSAVSDAAQFVNMIFFTRLADVDGLNAYLQIHFIAAALEGVIIGMCFTFKDDTFGVPSSLPTTGNSTSGTSMKR